A genomic window from Solanum dulcamara chromosome 11, daSolDulc1.2, whole genome shotgun sequence includes:
- the LOC129875156 gene encoding myb-related protein 306-like: MGRVPCCDKVGVKKGPWTPEEDIMLVSYVQQHGPGNWRSLLTKTGLRRCSKSCRLRWTNYLRPGIKRGNFTDQEEKMIIQLQALLGNKWAAIASYLPERTDNDIKNYWNTHLKKKLKRLQLDQLPGSDDGLTHFSSSNPSTSRGQWERTLQADINMAKKALHNALSLENLTSPHNNIKQENPQVSSTTYASSTENIARLLQGWMRSTSSTNNSESSKTSSNNIATTDSSSCDDGTPNAESKGGMGLMEALESLFGLESFESSSSDELSQTASPKAEAIKVEIKKEENERVKVQMPLSVILENWLLDENTLNIQPKNDLISFDETPHLF; this comes from the exons ATGGGTAGAGTCCCTTGTTGTGATAAAGTAGGAGTGAAGAAAGGGCCATGGACTCCTGAAGAAGATATAATGTTGGTCTCTTATGTACAACAACATGGTCCAGGGAATTGGAGATCTCTTCTCACTAAAACAG gttTGCGCAGGTGTAGCAAGAGCTGCAGGCTAAGATGGACAAATTACCTTAGGCCAGGGATAAAGAGGGGTAACTTCACAGATCAAGAAGAGAAAATGATTATCCAGCTTCAAGCTCTTTTAGGCAACAA ATGGGCTGCAATAGCTTCGTATCTACCAGAAAGAACAGATAACGACATAAAGAACTACTGGAATACTCATCTAAAGAAAAAGCTGAAAAGGCTTCAATTAGATCAATTGCCTGGATCGGATGATGGGCTTACTCATTTTTCATCTTCAAATCCATCAACTTCTAGGGGCCAATGGGAAAGAACACTTCAAGCTGATATTAACATGGCCAAAAAGGCTTTACATAATGCTTTATCACTTGAAAACTTAACAAGCCCACACAATAATATTAAACAAGAAAATCCACAAGTTTCTTCTACTACTTATGCATCAAGTACTGAGAATATAGCCAGATTGCTACAAGGATGGATGAGATCAACTTCTTCCACAAACAATTCTGAAAGTTCAAAAACTTCATCTAACAACATTGCAACAACTGATTCATCTTCATGTGATGATGGGACTCCAAATGCTGAAAGCAAAG GTGGAATGGGTTTGATGGAAGCGTTGGAGTCACTATTTGGTTTGGAGTCATTTGAATCATCAAGTTCAGATGAGTTGTCTCAAACAGCATCTCCTAAGGCTGAGGCTATTAAAGTTGAAATCAAGAAGGAAGAAAATGAACGTGTGAAAGTGCAAATGCCACTGTCTGTCATCTTAGAGAATTGGTTGCTAGATGAAAATACCCTCAATATTCAACCCAAAAATGACTTGATCTCCTTTGATGAAACTCCTCACCTTTTctag